The following coding sequences lie in one Tichowtungia aerotolerans genomic window:
- the thiS gene encoding sulfur carrier protein ThiS translates to MNLTINGKSHEHTGNGSVIALLGELGATPEHSAVTVNSNIIFSRDWKTFKLNNGDAVEVLTFVGGG, encoded by the coding sequence ATGAATCTGACAATTAACGGCAAAAGCCACGAACACACCGGTAACGGATCGGTAATCGCCCTGCTGGGCGAACTGGGCGCGACGCCAGAACACTCGGCCGTCACCGTCAACAGTAACATCATTTTTTCCAGGGATTGGAAAACGTTCAAACTCAACAACGGCGACGCCGTTGAAGTACTCACATTTGTAGGAGGCGGATAA
- the upp gene encoding uracil phosphoribosyltransferase, which yields MGTVTELNHPLVQHHLTHLRDSRTSPHIFRAQVRRLAILLAEQVCRDLPLKTKQIETPLEPMDGKVLSSRIGLVPILRAGLGMTDALLDLLPTAEVWHLGFYRDEETLQPVEYYQKFSSSPPDVVFVLDPMLATGGSASESINMIKKWGASDIRMLSIIAAPEGIARVRKKHPDVPIFVCGIDRGLNNAAYILPGLGDAGDRIFNTLS from the coding sequence ATGGGAACAGTCACTGAGCTCAATCATCCGCTGGTTCAGCATCACCTGACTCACCTGCGCGACAGTCGGACTTCGCCGCATATCTTCCGCGCGCAGGTCCGGCGGCTGGCGATACTGCTGGCGGAACAGGTCTGCCGGGATCTGCCGCTGAAAACCAAACAGATCGAAACCCCGCTTGAACCGATGGACGGGAAAGTGCTTTCCAGCCGCATCGGCCTGGTTCCGATCCTGCGGGCCGGACTGGGAATGACCGATGCCCTGCTCGACCTGCTGCCAACCGCCGAGGTCTGGCATCTGGGATTTTATCGCGACGAAGAAACCCTTCAGCCGGTGGAATACTACCAGAAATTTTCAAGCAGTCCGCCGGATGTTGTGTTCGTACTCGACCCCATGCTGGCAACCGGGGGTTCCGCCTCCGAAAGCATCAATATGATCAAGAAATGGGGTGCCAGCGATATCCGGATGCTGTCCATTATTGCGGCACCGGAAGGCATCGCCCGCGTCCGGAAAAAGCATCCGGACGTGCCGATCTTTGTCTGCGGAATCGATCGGGGGCTCAATAACGCTGCTTATATCCTGCCGGGCCTCGGTGATGCCGGAGACCGGATTTTCAACACGCTCAGCTGA
- a CDS encoding thiazole synthase produces the protein MLKLGNIEFNSHLILGTGKFSDTETMIRAIEASGTELVTVALRRFNQDKPDDDLCAPLAQLKNVKLMPNTSGAMNAKEAVRAAQLGRELSGSPFVKVEIHPNPHHLMPDPIETYAAAKELAADGFIVLPYIPADPVLAKRLEDAGCAAVMPLGAAIGSGGGLSTADMIKLIIRDSNIPVIVDAGLRAPSEAARAMEMGCDACLVNSAIAAAKDPAGMAKAFAMGVETGRTARNAGLMPKSDIAIATSPLTSFLG, from the coding sequence ATGCTCAAACTCGGAAATATTGAATTCAACTCTCACCTGATTCTCGGAACCGGAAAATTTTCGGACACCGAAACCATGATCCGCGCCATTGAAGCGTCCGGCACCGAACTGGTGACCGTAGCCCTGCGCCGCTTTAACCAGGACAAGCCGGATGATGACCTGTGCGCGCCGCTTGCTCAGCTTAAAAACGTCAAACTGATGCCCAACACCTCAGGTGCCATGAACGCCAAGGAAGCCGTGCGTGCCGCGCAGCTCGGTCGCGAACTGAGCGGAAGCCCGTTCGTAAAGGTGGAGATCCATCCCAATCCGCACCATTTGATGCCCGACCCGATCGAGACCTACGCAGCCGCCAAGGAGCTGGCCGCCGACGGCTTCATCGTTCTGCCCTACATTCCGGCCGATCCCGTCCTCGCCAAAAGACTCGAAGACGCCGGCTGCGCGGCCGTCATGCCGCTTGGCGCAGCGATCGGCTCCGGCGGAGGCCTCTCCACCGCGGACATGATCAAACTGATCATCCGCGACAGCAACATTCCCGTGATTGTCGATGCCGGTCTCCGCGCACCATCCGAAGCCGCACGCGCCATGGAAATGGGCTGCGATGCCTGCCTCGTCAATTCCGCCATTGCCGCGGCCAAAGATCCCGCCGGAATGGCAAAAGCATTCGCCATGGGCGTCGAAACCGGCCGCACGGCCCGCAACGCCGGCCTCATGCCGAAATCCGATATTGCCATCGCCACCAGCCCTCTCACCTCCTTCCTCGGTTAA
- the rny gene encoding ribonuclease Y codes for MDSMQIWWSEIQSLLLSIGFMVLGFFFHAFITRTNAMAASQRGKIILDEAEKKAKAIEHEAEVKAREEVLAAREKAEHSLDKKRQSIIELEDRVVAREKDISRKLELLETKDRTLSEKLDKAEEQQETIIEQKKVLDERIAQENQRIQEIADFSKDDARKIIMEQMETELEGEISGLIRHQQKTAHEQARAQAREIVCSAIERYAGEHVSNITTTQVQLPSDDMKGRIIGKEGRNIRSFETESGVNLIIDETPGVVLLSSYDPVRREVARVALERLLEDGRIHPASIEQTLEKVRSEINELIRQAGEDALYNLGISGVDPELVKILGRLKYRTSYKQNVLEHSVEMASLMAMMAADLDLDVSTAKRVGVFHDLGKAVDHEVEGSHAVIGANLLRKYGEEPIVYNAVAAHHDDVEKNSVYAVLAAAADAITAARPGARLDSTDLYLERLDKMEKIAKSFKGVDKSYAIQAGRELRVIVEGKQVDDNRALVLAREIANTVQNEVRYPGQVKVTVIRETRAIEYAK; via the coding sequence ATGGACAGCATGCAAATCTGGTGGAGTGAAATTCAGAGCCTTCTTCTCAGCATCGGCTTTATGGTGCTCGGCTTCTTTTTTCACGCCTTCATCACCCGTACCAATGCCATGGCAGCCAGCCAGCGAGGAAAAATCATTCTCGATGAGGCTGAAAAGAAGGCAAAAGCTATTGAGCACGAAGCCGAAGTGAAGGCCCGCGAAGAAGTGCTGGCTGCACGGGAAAAGGCCGAACACAGCCTCGACAAAAAGCGGCAGAGCATTATTGAGCTCGAAGATCGCGTGGTTGCCCGGGAAAAGGATATTTCCCGCAAACTCGAACTGCTGGAAACCAAAGACCGTACGCTGAGCGAGAAGCTGGACAAAGCGGAAGAACAGCAGGAAACGATCATTGAGCAGAAGAAAGTGCTCGACGAACGGATTGCGCAAGAAAATCAGCGGATTCAGGAAATCGCCGATTTTTCAAAGGATGACGCCCGAAAAATCATTATGGAGCAGATGGAGACCGAGCTGGAAGGGGAAATCAGCGGATTGATCCGTCACCAGCAGAAAACCGCTCATGAACAGGCCCGCGCTCAGGCCCGAGAAATCGTCTGCTCGGCGATTGAACGCTACGCCGGCGAACATGTATCCAATATCACGACAACGCAGGTGCAACTGCCATCCGACGATATGAAAGGTCGCATCATCGGCAAAGAAGGACGAAACATCCGCTCTTTTGAAACCGAGTCGGGCGTCAACCTGATTATTGACGAAACCCCCGGCGTGGTTCTGCTTTCAAGCTACGATCCGGTTCGTCGCGAAGTGGCCCGCGTGGCCCTTGAACGGCTGCTGGAAGACGGCCGGATCCATCCGGCCAGCATTGAACAGACGCTTGAAAAAGTCCGTTCTGAAATCAATGAGCTGATTCGACAGGCCGGCGAAGACGCTTTGTATAACCTGGGAATTTCCGGCGTAGATCCGGAACTGGTCAAGATTCTCGGCCGCCTGAAATACCGCACAAGCTACAAACAGAATGTACTCGAACATTCTGTTGAAATGGCCTCACTGATGGCCATGATGGCCGCGGACCTTGATCTGGATGTTTCAACCGCCAAACGGGTCGGAGTATTCCACGACCTCGGGAAAGCTGTTGACCATGAAGTGGAAGGTTCTCACGCAGTTATCGGCGCCAACCTGCTTCGGAAATACGGCGAAGAACCCATCGTCTACAATGCCGTTGCGGCGCATCACGATGATGTTGAAAAGAACAGCGTGTATGCTGTGCTCGCCGCGGCTGCGGATGCCATTACAGCAGCACGCCCCGGGGCCCGCCTTGACTCGACCGACCTCTACCTCGAACGCCTCGACAAAATGGAGAAAATTGCAAAATCCTTCAAAGGCGTCGACAAGAGCTATGCCATTCAGGCCGGTCGCGAATTGCGCGTCATTGTTGAAGGCAAACAGGTCGACGACAACCGTGCGCTGGTCCTGGCCCGGGAAATTGCAAATACCGTCCAGAACGAGGTGAGGTATCCAGGACAGGTCAAAGTCACCGTTATCCGGGAAACCCGAGCCATCGAATACGCCAAATAA
- a CDS encoding replication-associated recombination protein A has protein sequence MNLFKESDNSNKPKPGAGTAPLAARMRPRSLDDIIGQDHILGRGKLLRRAIEADRISSIILYGPPGCGKTSLAEVIALATDRRFERTSGVLANVAILRKILQAAETWKKIHKQDTILFIDEIHRFNKSQQDVLLPYVENGDIILIGATTHNPFFFINTPLNSRSQIFQLNPLSQESIKEVLRRALEHPAGLNELVTVDEEALDHLANVCEGDARRSLNALEIAALTTPPDEDGIVRLTKHEIEESVQKKAVSYDHDEDEHYDTISAFIKSVRGSDPDAAVYWLAKMIYAGEDPRFIARRLVILASEDIGNADPRGLTLATSAMQAVEFVGMPEGRIILAQATTYLACAPKSNASYLAIDTALADVENGRTLPVPKHLRDGHYKGAKELGHSGYQYAHNGKGHFVDQEYVPTDKVYYTPTDQGYEETIGKRLAFWKSLRKKRT, from the coding sequence ATGAACTTGTTTAAAGAAAGCGACAATTCAAACAAACCAAAGCCAGGCGCCGGCACTGCTCCACTGGCGGCGCGAATGCGTCCGCGATCGCTGGATGACATTATCGGACAGGACCATATTCTCGGCCGCGGCAAACTGCTGCGCCGCGCGATCGAAGCCGACCGCATTTCGAGCATCATTCTTTACGGCCCGCCCGGCTGCGGCAAAACCTCGCTGGCGGAAGTTATCGCACTGGCAACCGACCGCCGCTTTGAGCGCACCAGCGGCGTACTGGCCAATGTAGCGATTCTGCGCAAAATCCTGCAGGCGGCCGAAACGTGGAAAAAAATCCACAAACAGGACACGATCCTGTTCATCGACGAAATCCACCGCTTCAACAAATCCCAGCAGGACGTGCTGCTTCCCTACGTCGAAAACGGCGACATCATTCTGATCGGCGCAACGACGCACAACCCGTTCTTTTTCATCAACACGCCGCTCAACTCACGCTCGCAGATTTTCCAGCTCAACCCGCTGAGTCAGGAGTCGATCAAAGAGGTGCTGAGACGGGCACTGGAACATCCGGCAGGGCTGAATGAACTGGTCACCGTCGACGAAGAAGCGCTCGACCACCTGGCAAATGTCTGCGAAGGCGATGCGCGCCGTTCGCTCAACGCGCTGGAGATCGCGGCGTTGACCACGCCGCCCGACGAGGACGGAATCGTCCGGCTCACCAAACATGAGATCGAAGAATCGGTACAGAAAAAGGCCGTTTCGTACGACCATGACGAGGACGAGCACTACGACACGATTTCAGCCTTCATCAAAAGCGTGCGCGGCTCCGATCCGGACGCGGCAGTCTACTGGCTGGCCAAAATGATTTATGCCGGCGAAGACCCGCGTTTTATTGCCCGCCGACTGGTGATTCTGGCTTCGGAAGACATCGGCAATGCCGACCCGCGCGGACTGACGCTGGCAACCTCGGCCATGCAGGCGGTCGAATTTGTCGGCATGCCGGAGGGACGCATTATTCTGGCGCAGGCAACGACCTATCTGGCCTGCGCTCCAAAAAGCAACGCGAGCTATCTGGCGATAGACACCGCGCTCGCTGACGTTGAAAACGGACGCACCCTGCCCGTTCCAAAGCATCTGCGCGACGGGCACTACAAAGGGGCCAAAGAGCTGGGACACTCCGGATATCAGTATGCCCACAACGGCAAAGGGCACTTTGTCGATCAGGAATATGTTCCGACTGACAAGGTCTACTACACGCCAACCGATCAGGGATACGAAGAAACGATCGGCAAACGGCTGGCCTTCTGGAAGTCATTGAGGAAAAAGCGAACATGA
- a CDS encoding HIT family protein encodes MNIFEKIVNREIPATIVYEDQDTLAFMDIGPIIKGHVLVIPKTCYDPITETPDEVLCKLIRVAKQVASAQMNVLGADGVNIIQNNGKTAGQEVPHLHFHVIPRFENDGHHWNWNAKCYDNPEEMEQLAEKIRKGLSE; translated from the coding sequence ATGAATATTTTTGAGAAAATTGTGAATCGCGAGATTCCGGCGACCATTGTTTATGAAGATCAGGATACGCTGGCATTTATGGATATCGGCCCGATTATTAAAGGCCATGTGCTGGTGATTCCAAAAACCTGCTATGATCCGATCACGGAAACGCCCGATGAGGTTCTGTGTAAGCTGATCCGGGTGGCAAAGCAGGTCGCTTCGGCGCAGATGAACGTTTTGGGGGCCGATGGTGTCAATATTATCCAGAACAACGGAAAGACTGCCGGGCAGGAAGTGCCGCATCTTCATTTCCATGTGATTCCGCGCTTCGAAAACGATGGCCACCACTGGAACTGGAATGCCAAATGCTACGATAATCCGGAAGAAATGGAGCAATTGGCGGAAAAAATTCGAAAAGGGCTCTCTGAATGA
- a CDS encoding 5-formyltetrahydrofolate cyclo-ligase → MTKDQIRAQIAARKKSFQTLEKPSGAALKNVQSLEIFQQTKTIGTYMPLPDEVDVTPLFQDPDHQFFIPAFDETIATYRMAQYMPELKKGKFGIPEPEHPVWAGPDEIDLILVPGIAFDCSGNRLGRGGGFYDRLLPQYRAIRVAVCFSFQILKKIPAEPHDCRMDFLVTDSEILKFAMNG, encoded by the coding sequence ATGACAAAGGACCAAATCCGCGCGCAAATCGCCGCGCGCAAAAAAAGTTTCCAAACATTGGAAAAACCGAGCGGCGCGGCGCTTAAAAATGTCCAGTCTCTGGAGATTTTCCAGCAGACAAAAACAATCGGAACCTATATGCCACTGCCGGACGAAGTCGACGTCACACCCCTTTTTCAAGACCCGGACCATCAGTTTTTTATTCCGGCGTTCGATGAGACGATCGCAACGTACCGGATGGCCCAATACATGCCGGAGCTCAAAAAGGGAAAGTTCGGCATTCCGGAGCCGGAACATCCAGTCTGGGCCGGACCGGATGAGATCGACCTGATTCTGGTCCCCGGCATCGCCTTTGACTGCAGCGGAAACCGGCTGGGCCGCGGCGGCGGATTCTACGACCGGCTGTTGCCACAGTACCGCGCCATTCGCGTTGCGGTCTGCTTTTCTTTCCAAATATTGAAAAAAATCCCGGCCGAGCCGCACGACTGCCGAATGGACTTTCTGGTTACAGACTCGGAAATTCTTAAATTTGCGATGAACGGTTAG
- a CDS encoding YiiD C-terminal domain-containing protein, which yields MHPEINSLFAKIPPARAMGITVSKHWKNGIELSAPFERNCNDKGTAFAGSIASLLTLAGWSLLTVQLRKCELEPDIMVVASEIKYARPAKQDLRASVELRKPELERIQNDLQTRQRSRARLSITLHSGKTECATATADYALIQL from the coding sequence ATGCATCCCGAAATAAACAGTCTGTTTGCAAAAATCCCGCCCGCGCGGGCGATGGGCATCACCGTTTCCAAACATTGGAAAAACGGGATTGAGCTCAGCGCTCCGTTTGAGCGCAACTGCAACGACAAAGGAACCGCCTTTGCCGGCAGCATCGCTTCGTTGCTGACACTTGCGGGATGGAGCCTTTTAACCGTACAGCTCCGAAAGTGCGAACTCGAGCCGGACATCATGGTCGTTGCGAGCGAAATCAAATACGCCCGCCCCGCCAAACAGGACCTGCGCGCATCCGTCGAACTCAGAAAACCGGAACTCGAGCGCATTCAAAACGACCTTCAGACCAGACAACGCAGCCGCGCCCGCCTAAGCATCACCCTGCATTCCGGCAAAACCGAATGCGCCACCGCCACAGCCGACTACGCACTCATTCAACTCTAG
- a CDS encoding formylglycine-generating enzyme family protein, protein MKQIKIIGLAVLLLASSALAENLILDEEFGLAEKVEIQSYNGKKKTVKVKIGTEYISRSLDSFPKTARKEIMAWVADENFLSSSTLRIEVDEDVWHQEFKPDSRGMGTHTYGEVQRISYIVRLENRGFVAIDNVQVECQVFYEATEGDREEKRKIVLGGALDVLPEKDKVFRSKRVKLRDLKIVNPDYRTEDTIYYGEKTVYLQDELRGVLFVIRRTDRNGAEVSRELEKGNPPDALETSSFILFQEPEDLKAVAEKVKQKELKAASGMVMVPGGKLLRERNEITLDSFWIGSHEVTQSEIVKVYNNGLEAREIDGEGGMRGDFWVSLSHGGDGLIRRTSESAPLWNGVFYAENRDKIEKSLGAKYLPVIKSTWYGAVYYCNAKSKEEGLTPCYTKDGKEWVCDFSANGYRLPTEAEWEYAARGGASGHFKDYSGSDNLDEVGWYEGNCEEGVEPQRAHHAEPNHTHNVGDKRPNELGLYDMSGNAPEWCNDWYGDYPRRPQPNPVGCEMPRKRKEQLRVIRGGGWNSSEEECRVSTRSKGHPEEDTAGFRVVRAVFSDE, encoded by the coding sequence ATGAAACAGATTAAAATAATCGGGCTTGCGGTTCTTCTGCTGGCGAGCAGTGCACTGGCAGAAAATCTGATTCTGGATGAAGAATTCGGCCTAGCTGAAAAGGTCGAGATCCAATCCTATAACGGTAAGAAGAAAACCGTGAAAGTGAAAATCGGCACCGAATATATTTCCCGATCCCTTGATTCGTTTCCTAAGACCGCCCGGAAGGAAATCATGGCATGGGTGGCTGATGAGAATTTTTTATCTTCATCTACGCTACGTATTGAGGTCGATGAAGATGTATGGCATCAGGAATTTAAGCCGGATTCTCGCGGAATGGGTACTCATACTTATGGGGAAGTCCAACGGATTTCTTATATCGTGCGTTTGGAGAATAGAGGATTCGTAGCAATTGATAACGTCCAAGTTGAATGTCAGGTTTTTTACGAGGCAACGGAAGGTGATCGGGAAGAAAAGCGAAAAATCGTGTTGGGTGGAGCTCTGGATGTTTTGCCTGAGAAGGATAAGGTGTTCAGAAGCAAGAGGGTCAAATTACGTGATTTGAAAATTGTAAATCCTGATTACAGGACGGAAGACACTATCTATTATGGGGAAAAAACTGTTTACCTTCAGGATGAATTGAGGGGGGTGCTGTTTGTTATTCGTCGCACAGATCGAAATGGGGCGGAGGTGTCGAGAGAGCTTGAAAAAGGCAATCCTCCAGATGCTCTAGAGACGTCCAGTTTTATACTCTTTCAGGAGCCGGAGGATCTAAAGGCTGTTGCTGAAAAGGTAAAGCAGAAAGAACTCAAGGCAGCTTCGGGAATGGTGATGGTTCCCGGTGGAAAGTTGTTAAGGGAGAGAAATGAGATCACCTTGGACTCATTTTGGATTGGCAGTCATGAAGTAACCCAAAGTGAAATTGTTAAGGTTTACAATAACGGGTTGGAGGCTCGGGAAATAGACGGGGAGGGCGGCATGCGGGGAGACTTTTGGGTTTCTTTGTCTCATGGCGGGGATGGTCTGATTCGGAGGACTTCAGAGTCTGCCCCCTTATGGAACGGAGTGTTTTATGCAGAAAATAGAGATAAAATTGAAAAGTCGCTCGGTGCAAAGTACCTCCCTGTGATTAAAAGCACGTGGTATGGCGCGGTTTATTACTGTAACGCGAAGTCAAAGGAAGAAGGATTGACGCCGTGCTATACAAAAGATGGTAAAGAGTGGGTTTGCGATTTTTCAGCGAATGGATATCGCTTGCCCACAGAGGCTGAATGGGAATATGCGGCTAGGGGAGGAGCCTCCGGCCATTTTAAGGATTATTCAGGGAGTGATAATCTGGATGAAGTCGGGTGGTATGAGGGAAATTGTGAGGAAGGTGTGGAGCCTCAGAGGGCTCATCACGCAGAGCCAAACCACACTCATAATGTTGGTGACAAACGTCCAAATGAGCTGGGTTTATATGATATGAGTGGAAATGCTCCAGAATGGTGTAATGACTGGTACGGAGATTATCCCCGTAGGCCGCAGCCCAATCCTGTAGGGTGTGAGATGCCAAGGAAGAGAAAAGAGCAGTTGCGCGTTATCCGAGGTGGAGGTTGGAATAGTTCGGAGGAAGAATGCCGTGTGTCCACTCGTTCAAAAGGTCATCCAGAAGAAGATACTGCCGGTTTCCGTGTTGTACGGGCAGTTTTTTCCGATGAGTAA
- a CDS encoding Minf_1886 family protein, whose product MNQTDPSEILKDILNRDLRYAEEAYAFIRAGLDFTVRRLDKPRHVDGRELLDGIREFALKEFGPMSKTVLAGWGITCTEDVGEIVFNMVETGLLGKTDEDSREDFANGYDFEDAFRRPFLPAEHHSMS is encoded by the coding sequence ATGAACCAAACGGATCCATCTGAAATTCTGAAGGATATCCTGAATCGCGATTTGCGATATGCGGAGGAAGCGTACGCATTTATCCGCGCGGGACTGGATTTTACGGTTCGGCGGCTCGATAAGCCGCGTCATGTGGACGGACGGGAGCTGCTGGACGGTATTCGTGAGTTTGCACTGAAAGAGTTCGGTCCAATGAGTAAAACCGTCTTGGCAGGATGGGGAATCACCTGTACTGAGGATGTCGGCGAGATTGTCTTCAATATGGTGGAAACCGGACTGCTTGGGAAAACGGATGAAGACAGCCGCGAGGATTTTGCCAACGGCTACGATTTTGAGGACGCCTTTCGTCGGCCGTTTCTGCCGGCGGAGCATCATTCGATGTCCTGA
- the thiH gene encoding 2-iminoacetate synthase ThiH, which produces MDTPYPTTATLPDWLDPTPWLEQSHTAADVRHALGTESPNEETLAALLSPAAAEFLEPMAARAQALTRRHFGRTVQLYVPLYLSSWCSGGCAYCGFASDRQTERHALDYTSVAKELDAIKAMGFEEVLLLTGERCPKADVDYLRDCVRIAAQKFHNVAIEVFPMAEEEYRILAEAGATSVTMYQETYHPETYDLMHRWGPKKDMLNRLEAPARALSGGLRFAGLGALLGLSDPQYDMLALYRHARHLQKTYWQAGLTISFPRIRNEVGGFDAPYPVDEKMLAQIIFAFRICLPDVPLVLSTREGAAFRDGMAGLGISKMSIASKTTVGGYGDAGSEEGQFDVSDARGLHEFCDMLRSKDLEPVFKNWDSTYR; this is translated from the coding sequence ATCGACACCCCCTACCCCACCACCGCCACCCTGCCAGACTGGCTCGATCCCACGCCATGGCTCGAACAATCTCACACTGCCGCCGATGTCCGCCATGCGCTCGGAACCGAAAGCCCGAACGAAGAAACCCTCGCCGCCCTGCTCTCGCCGGCTGCGGCTGAATTTCTCGAACCGATGGCCGCACGCGCCCAGGCGCTGACCCGCCGCCACTTCGGCCGCACTGTTCAGCTCTACGTTCCGCTCTACCTGTCGAGCTGGTGTTCCGGAGGATGCGCCTACTGCGGCTTTGCTTCCGACCGGCAAACCGAGCGCCACGCGCTGGATTACACCTCTGTTGCCAAGGAGCTCGACGCCATCAAAGCGATGGGGTTTGAGGAAGTGTTGCTGCTGACCGGCGAACGTTGCCCCAAGGCCGACGTGGATTACCTGCGCGACTGCGTCCGGATTGCAGCTCAGAAATTCCATAACGTCGCCATCGAGGTCTTCCCGATGGCCGAAGAGGAATACCGGATTCTGGCGGAGGCCGGCGCAACCAGCGTCACGATGTATCAGGAAACCTATCATCCTGAAACCTACGACCTCATGCACCGCTGGGGCCCAAAAAAAGACATGCTCAACCGCCTCGAAGCTCCGGCGCGCGCGCTGTCCGGCGGACTGCGCTTCGCCGGGCTCGGCGCGCTGCTCGGCCTCTCCGACCCGCAGTACGACATGCTCGCGCTCTACCGCCACGCCCGCCACCTGCAGAAAACCTACTGGCAGGCAGGCCTCACCATCTCCTTCCCGCGCATCCGCAACGAAGTCGGCGGATTTGATGCCCCCTACCCGGTCGATGAGAAAATGCTCGCGCAGATCATCTTCGCGTTCCGCATCTGCCTGCCGGATGTCCCGCTCGTGCTCTCCACCCGCGAAGGCGCCGCCTTCCGCGACGGCATGGCCGGGCTCGGCATTTCCAAAATGAGCATCGCCAGCAAAACCACTGTCGGCGGCTACGGCGACGCAGGCTCCGAAGAAGGCCAGTTCGACGTCAGCGATGCCCGCGGCCTGCACGAATTCTGCGACATGCTCCGTTCCAAAGACCTGGAACCGGTCTTCAAAAACTGGGATTCAACGTATCGTTAA